The following proteins are co-located in the Paracoccaceae bacterium Fryx2 genome:
- a CDS encoding IS3 family transposase (programmed frameshift) produces the protein MEQTSKKKTSKPYSPEFRERAVRLAMEHRDDYQSEAAALTAIAGKLGCSTDSLRVWMRQVQRDGGERPGPTSAEIARIKELERENRELRQANEILRKASAYFCPGGARPPVSQMTAFIEESREAFGVEPICRALQFAPSTFYDRRAIMRDPDRASARAKSDAALSLKIDAAWDANRKLYGARKIWHVLRRQGEDAARCTVERLMRHLGIRGVVRGKKVITTNPDTSLPCPDDKVNRLFMADRPNKLWVSDFTYVPTWSGTVYVAFVIDVFARRIVGWRVSTSMKTQFVLDALEQAIWQRKTPDNKSLVHHSDRGSQYLSIKYTERLAKAEIDLSVGTVGDAYDNALAECVIGLFKTEVINQIGPWKSMREVEWETLKWIDWYNNRRLLGPIGYIPPAEAEEAFYANLNSLDMVA, from the exons ATGGAACAGACCTCAAAGAAGAAGACCTCGAAGCCGTATTCACCTGAGTTCCGCGAGCGTGCGGTGCGGCTGGCGATGGAACACCGCGATGATTATCAGAGCGAGGCTGCGGCGCTGACGGCGATTGCAGGTAAATTGGGCTGTTCGACGGACAGCCTTCGCGTCTGGATGCGACAGGTCCAGCGCGATGGTGGCGAACGGCCGGGACCTACCAGCGCTGAGATCGCGCGGATCAAAGAGCTTGAGCGCGAGAACCGGGAACTGCGGCAAGCGAACGAGATTCTGCGCAAAGCTTCAGCGTATT TTTGCCCAGGCGGAGCTCGACCGCCCGTTTCGCAAATGACTGCTTTCATTGAGGAAAGCCGAGAGGCATTCGGGGTCGAGCCGATCTGCAGGGCACTGCAGTTTGCCCCTTCCACCTTTTATGACCGGCGGGCGATCATGCGTGATCCTGACCGGGCCTCGGCCCGGGCCAAATCGGATGCCGCCCTGAGCCTCAAGATCGACGCGGCCTGGGATGCCAACCGCAAGCTCTATGGCGCGCGGAAGATCTGGCATGTTTTGCGACGGCAGGGTGAAGACGCCGCCCGCTGCACCGTGGAACGATTGATGCGCCATCTGGGCATCAGGGGCGTGGTCCGTGGCAAGAAGGTCATCACGACCAATCCTGACACGTCTCTGCCTTGCCCGGACGACAAGGTGAACCGGCTGTTCATGGCGGATCGGCCGAACAAGCTGTGGGTTTCAGATTTCACCTATGTGCCCACATGGTCCGGCACCGTCTACGTGGCCTTCGTCATCGACGTCTTTGCACGTCGTATTGTCGGTTGGCGCGTCTCGACATCGATGAAGACCCAGTTTGTGCTCGACGCGCTGGAGCAAGCGATCTGGCAAAGAAAGACGCCGGATAACAAGAGCTTGGTCCACCATTCGGACCGCGGATCACAATACCTGTCGATCAAATACACCGAACGCCTGGCCAAGGCCGAGATCGACCTTTCCGTTGGAACAGTTGGCGATGCCTATGACAACGCCTTGGCTGAATGCGTCATCGGCCTGTTCAAGACAGAGGTCATCAACCAGATCGGCCCCTGGAAATCAATGCGCGAGGTCGAATGGGAAACGCTGAAATGGATCGATTGGTATAACAACCGCCGCCTGCTTGGCCCAATCGGATACATCCCACCCGCAGAAGCAGAGGAGGCGTTCTATGCAAACCTGAACTCACTCGATATGGTCGCGTAG
- the ugpC gene encoding sn-glycerol-3-phosphate ABC transporter ATP-binding protein UgpC produces the protein MSTTPATPPGKTYPGGASAVQGVSIDIRDGELLVLVGPSGCGKSTLLRMVAGLETVTQGTIRIGDRVVNDLEPADRDIAMVFQNYALYPHMTVRENLAYGLKNRRTPRPEIERRVAEAAAILEIGPYLDRKPRALSGGQRQRVAMGRAIVREPKAFLFDEPLSNLDAKLRGSMRAEIRLLQRRLGTTSLYVTHDQMEAMTLADRLVVLNAGRVEQIGTPLEVYRRPATVLVAAFIGSPAMNLLEARHDGDSIVLGDLLLPAPLPGTGKVTLGIRAEDLRRAPPGTPGSLDLKITFVEELGATRLVHGTVAGQNVTCVQPADTSLPDALQLTVDPDALHLFDAVSGQRILARG, from the coding sequence ATTTCCACCACTCCCGCGACACCACCGGGCAAGACCTATCCGGGCGGTGCCAGCGCCGTGCAGGGTGTCAGCATCGACATCCGGGATGGTGAGTTGCTGGTGCTGGTCGGGCCGTCCGGCTGCGGCAAGTCCACGCTGCTGCGCATGGTGGCCGGGCTGGAGACGGTTACCCAGGGCACGATCCGTATCGGGGACCGCGTGGTGAACGATCTGGAACCGGCCGACCGCGACATCGCGATGGTGTTCCAGAACTACGCGCTCTACCCGCACATGACGGTGCGCGAGAACCTCGCCTATGGCCTGAAGAACCGCCGCACCCCCCGCCCCGAGATCGAGCGCCGGGTGGCCGAGGCGGCGGCCATTCTGGAAATCGGCCCCTACCTTGACCGCAAGCCGCGCGCCCTGTCGGGCGGGCAACGCCAGCGCGTGGCGATGGGCCGCGCCATCGTGCGCGAGCCGAAGGCGTTCCTGTTCGACGAGCCCCTGTCGAACCTTGACGCCAAGCTGCGCGGCAGCATGCGGGCCGAGATCCGGCTGCTGCAGCGCCGCCTCGGCACCACCTCGCTCTATGTCACGCACGACCAGATGGAGGCGATGACGCTGGCCGACCGGCTGGTGGTGCTCAACGCAGGCCGGGTGGAGCAGATCGGCACGCCGCTTGAGGTCTATCGCCGCCCGGCGACGGTCCTTGTCGCGGCCTTCATCGGCTCGCCCGCGATGAACCTGCTTGAGGCCCGCCACGACGGTGACAGTATCGTGCTGGGTGACCTCTTGTTGCCCGCACCGCTTCCGGGCACCGGCAAGGTCACGCTGGGAATCCGGGCCGAGGATCTGCGGCGGGCCCCGCCCGGCACCCCGGGCAGCCTTGACCTGAAGATCACGTTCGTCGAGGAGCTTGGCGCCACCCGCCTCGTGCACGGCACGGTCGCCGGGCAGAACGTGACCTGCGTTCAGCCTGCCGATACTTCCTTGCCGGACGCGCTGCAGCTGACGGTCGATCCGGATGCGCTGCACCTGTTCGACGCCGTGTCCGGGCAGCGCATTCTGGCGAGGGGCTGA
- a CDS encoding IS256 family transposase produces MNDITDSSAFSLLPDTTGYDPIEERLRASVRATIETMFEEELAEFLGRMRYGRGDEKAKGYRHGHRERQLTGTFGTETVRVPRARVEDEDGKAKEWRSKALPRYQRLTKKAEALIAAVYLAGTNTRRVKRALFGLFEGAVSKDVVSRAWRKVKVDWDAWSARSLADEDIVRLILDGTVIRTRLDRKATNISVLAAIGIRRDGQKVLLSIKNMGGESTSAWRQFLDDLDARGLKRPEFVIVDGAPGLEAALVALWGEALPIRRCTVHKHRNLLAHAPRHLHDELTEDYRDMICADTAAGIETRRKAFLRKWQLKCKAVADSLEEAGDRLFSFTRLDPSQWKSARTTNAIERLNEEFRRRIKTQTVLPCAETVPMLLWALLASGQIQMRKVDGWETLSQPLDPIPLDAAA; encoded by the coding sequence ATGAACGACATTACCGACAGCTCGGCCTTTTCGCTACTGCCCGACACGACCGGGTATGACCCGATCGAGGAGCGCCTGAGGGCGAGCGTCCGCGCGACCATCGAGACCATGTTTGAAGAGGAACTGGCCGAGTTTCTCGGCCGCATGCGCTACGGTCGCGGCGACGAGAAGGCGAAGGGCTATCGCCACGGGCACCGCGAGCGGCAGCTGACCGGCACCTTCGGCACCGAAACGGTGCGCGTGCCCCGCGCCCGGGTCGAGGACGAGGACGGCAAGGCTAAGGAATGGCGCTCGAAGGCGCTGCCGCGCTACCAGCGGCTGACGAAGAAGGCCGAGGCGCTGATCGCGGCGGTCTATCTTGCCGGGACCAACACCCGGCGCGTCAAGCGGGCGCTGTTCGGGCTGTTCGAGGGCGCCGTCAGCAAGGATGTGGTCAGCCGGGCCTGGCGCAAGGTGAAGGTGGATTGGGATGCCTGGTCGGCCCGCAGCCTGGCCGACGAGGACATCGTCCGGCTGATCCTCGACGGCACCGTGATCCGGACCCGGCTGGACCGCAAGGCCACCAACATCTCGGTGCTGGCGGCGATCGGCATCCGCCGCGACGGGCAGAAGGTATTGTTATCCATCAAGAACATGGGCGGAGAGAGCACATCTGCCTGGCGCCAGTTCCTCGACGACCTTGATGCCCGCGGTCTGAAGCGGCCCGAATTCGTCATCGTCGATGGCGCTCCCGGGCTTGAAGCCGCTCTGGTCGCGCTCTGGGGCGAGGCTCTGCCGATCCGGCGCTGCACGGTCCACAAGCACCGAAACCTGCTGGCGCACGCGCCCAGGCACCTGCACGACGAGCTGACCGAGGACTACCGCGACATGATCTGCGCCGACACCGCCGCCGGGATCGAGACCCGCCGCAAGGCATTCCTGCGCAAGTGGCAGCTCAAGTGCAAGGCCGTTGCCGACAGCCTTGAAGAAGCAGGGGACCGGCTCTTCAGCTTCACCCGCCTCGATCCCTCGCAATGGAAGTCGGCCCGGACCACCAACGCCATCGAACGGCTGAACGAGGAGTTCCGCCGCCGGATCAAGACCCAGACCGTGCTGCCCTGCGCCGAGACCGTGCCGATGCTGCTCTGGGCGCTGCTGGCATCCGGTCAGATCCAGATGCGCAAGGTCGACGGCTGGGAGACGCTTTCCCAGCCCCTCGACCCGATACCTCTTGACGCAGCCGCCTGA
- a CDS encoding ATP-binding cassette domain-containing protein, with translation MTAPALLIENLRVTSREGRHLLHIAHLGVPGGQSVALRGASGAGKSTFLHVMSGLVRPASGRVLWGGQDICALTEDARARMRRETLGLIFQDCHLFEELSAFGNAALASAFADRADRAAMRAGADKWLAALGLGQAGARAADSFSGGERQRIAVARALAADPPVILADEPTAALDRGNADALGADLVRLATEGGRTLITVTHDATLAARMTRQITLADGEIVGDSHA, from the coding sequence ATGACCGCACCGGCCCTGCTGATCGAGAACCTCCGCGTGACCAGCCGCGAGGGGCGGCACCTTCTGCACATTGCGCATCTTGGGGTGCCCGGCGGGCAGAGCGTGGCGCTGCGCGGCGCGTCGGGGGCGGGGAAGTCGACCTTCCTGCATGTGATGTCCGGCCTTGTCCGCCCGGCCTCGGGGCGGGTGCTCTGGGGCGGGCAGGACATCTGCGCGCTGACCGAGGATGCCCGCGCCCGGATGCGCCGCGAGACCCTGGGCCTGATCTTTCAGGATTGTCATCTGTTCGAGGAGCTTTCGGCCTTTGGCAATGCCGCGCTGGCCAGCGCCTTCGCCGACCGCGCCGACCGCGCCGCGATGCGCGCGGGGGCGGACAAATGGCTGGCGGCGCTTGGGCTGGGTCAGGCCGGCGCGCGGGCGGCGGACAGCTTTTCGGGCGGCGAGCGGCAGCGCATCGCAGTGGCCCGCGCGCTTGCCGCAGACCCGCCGGTGATCCTGGCCGACGAGCCGACCGCGGCGCTGGACCGGGGCAATGCCGATGCGCTGGGTGCCGATCTGGTGCGGTTGGCAACCGAAGGCGGGCGCACCCTGATCACCGTGACACATGACGCGACCCTTGCCGCCCGGATGACGCGGCAGATCACGCTGGCGGACGGCGAGATCGTCGGTGACAGCCATGCATGA
- a CDS encoding WYL domain-containing protein codes for MSFAKASDLLRLAEMAASRHMGVGLQDIEDMFRVDRRTAQRMTKALEDCFPNVETHADDQRRKFWKLKASDARMMLAQGIRDSELAAVEMSIRRAEREGATNEVRALTSLRDRLLSSMPGPHARRAEADAEAVLEANGFASRPGPHVRSDPLMLATIAEALKGPHVLTITYAGSRDNGLRERVLEPYGLLLGTRRYLVARVQGGDGRIRHFRLDRIASVRLEPQSFLRDPGFNLEDHAARAFGSYHAEHEYGEVVWRFTPAAAEVARAFVFHPRQEISDAPDGSLTVRFQAGGWLEMAWHLYQWGDAVEVLAPEELRTLTETARRRDFNALP; via the coding sequence ATGTCCTTCGCCAAAGCCTCCGACCTCCTCCGGCTTGCCGAAATGGCGGCGTCGCGGCACATGGGTGTCGGGTTGCAGGACATCGAAGATATGTTCCGTGTCGACCGCCGCACCGCCCAGCGCATGACCAAGGCGCTGGAGGACTGCTTTCCGAACGTCGAGACCCACGCCGATGACCAGCGGCGCAAGTTCTGGAAGCTGAAGGCCAGCGATGCGCGCATGATGCTGGCGCAGGGCATCCGCGACAGCGAACTGGCGGCGGTGGAAATGAGCATCCGCAGGGCCGAGCGCGAGGGTGCCACGAACGAGGTCAGGGCCCTGACCTCGCTACGGGACCGTCTGCTGTCATCCATGCCCGGCCCCCATGCCCGCCGGGCCGAGGCCGATGCCGAGGCGGTGCTGGAAGCCAACGGCTTTGCCTCCCGCCCCGGGCCGCACGTCCGCAGCGACCCCCTGATGCTGGCCACCATCGCCGAGGCGCTGAAGGGTCCGCATGTCCTGACGATCACCTATGCCGGAAGCCGCGACAACGGCCTGCGCGAGCGGGTGCTCGAACCCTACGGGCTGCTGCTCGGCACCCGGCGCTACCTGGTCGCAAGGGTGCAGGGCGGCGACGGCCGGATCCGGCACTTCCGGCTGGACCGGATCGCCTCGGTCCGGCTGGAGCCGCAGTCCTTCCTCCGCGACCCGGGGTTCAACCTGGAAGACCATGCGGCGCGGGCCTTCGGCTCCTACCACGCCGAACACGAATACGGCGAGGTCGTCTGGCGCTTCACCCCCGCCGCCGCCGAAGTGGCGCGCGCCTTCGTGTTCCACCCCCGCCAGGAAATCAGCGACGCGCCCGACGGCTCCCTGACCGTCCGCTTCCAAGCGGGCGGCTGGCTGGAGATGGCATGGCACCTCTATCAATGGGGCGATGCGGTGGAGGTCCTGGCACCCGAGGAGCTGCGGACGCTGACCGAGACCGCCCGACGCCGCGATTTCAACGCGTTGCCGTGA
- a CDS encoding alkaline phosphatase, whose translation MKQILLSTVAIIGMTSFASAQDLPQASSAWFQAGQATVAERLAVQPNTAKAKNVILFTADGNGVGTNYAIRLFSGQQAGGLGDDYIQPQETFPHVALVKTYSSNGQTPDSAPTAMAMNSGVKGKNGMINVLDSVNVGDCAAGATAGTTTFAEIVSDMGKSVGVISTARITHATPAAVYARSVSRDWEDNTGVPEGCDQKDIASQLLDQMKAGVIDIAMGGGRAHFLPTDITDAEGKTGKRTDGRNLVDEATAAGAQVVFGQDDFAALTMGNNAPVLGLFEASHMKYEFDRTGEPSLAEMVEASIKGLSTNENGFYLAVEAGRVDHANHEGNLHRVLVDGKAFADAIAKAMELTNPEDTLILVTADHEHAITFNGYCGRGSNILGLCMEENEAGIEHNGKPNLAADGKPYTVAGFLNGAGSVLVEQADKTFSGSRPDVTEEQAIDPDYLQQALVPMSSETHTGEDVTVFARGPWAHLFGGTIEQNVIFHVMNHAVTAE comes from the coding sequence ATGAAACAGATCCTACTTTCCACGGTGGCAATCATCGGCATGACATCCTTTGCTTCGGCGCAAGACCTGCCGCAGGCCAGCAGCGCCTGGTTCCAGGCCGGGCAGGCAACCGTTGCGGAACGCCTTGCCGTCCAGCCCAACACCGCCAAGGCCAAGAACGTGATCCTGTTCACCGCCGACGGCAACGGTGTGGGCACCAACTATGCGATCCGCCTGTTCTCGGGCCAGCAGGCCGGCGGTCTGGGCGACGACTACATCCAGCCGCAGGAAACCTTCCCGCACGTCGCGCTGGTCAAGACCTATTCCTCGAACGGCCAGACGCCCGACTCCGCCCCGACGGCCATGGCGATGAACTCCGGCGTCAAGGGCAAGAACGGAATGATCAACGTCCTTGACAGCGTGAACGTCGGCGACTGCGCCGCCGGTGCCACCGCCGGGACCACGACCTTCGCCGAAATCGTGTCGGACATGGGCAAGTCGGTCGGCGTGATCTCGACCGCTCGCATCACCCATGCCACCCCTGCGGCGGTCTATGCCCGCAGCGTCAGCCGCGACTGGGAAGACAACACCGGCGTGCCCGAAGGCTGCGACCAGAAAGACATTGCCAGCCAGCTTCTGGATCAGATGAAGGCCGGCGTGATCGACATCGCCATGGGCGGCGGGCGCGCGCACTTCCTGCCGACCGACATCACCGACGCAGAAGGCAAGACCGGCAAGCGCACCGACGGCCGCAACCTGGTGGACGAGGCGACCGCCGCAGGTGCGCAGGTCGTGTTCGGCCAGGACGACTTCGCCGCGCTGACCATGGGCAACAACGCCCCGGTTCTGGGCCTGTTCGAAGCCAGCCACATGAAATACGAGTTTGACCGCACCGGCGAGCCGTCGCTGGCCGAAATGGTTGAAGCCTCGATCAAGGGCCTGTCGACCAACGAGAACGGCTTCTACCTTGCCGTCGAAGCCGGTCGCGTCGATCATGCCAACCACGAGGGCAACCTGCACCGTGTGCTGGTGGACGGCAAGGCCTTCGCTGATGCGATTGCCAAGGCGATGGAACTGACCAACCCGGAAGACACGCTGATCCTCGTCACCGCCGACCATGAACATGCGATCACCTTCAACGGCTATTGCGGTCGCGGCTCGAACATCCTCGGCCTGTGCATGGAAGAAAATGAAGCCGGAATCGAGCATAACGGCAAGCCGAACCTGGCCGCCGACGGCAAGCCCTACACCGTCGCGGGCTTCCTGAACGGCGCGGGTTCGGTTCTGGTCGAACAGGCTGACAAGACCTTCTCGGGCTCGCGTCCCGACGTGACCGAAGAGCAGGCCATCGACCCCGACTACCTGCAACAGGCGCTGGTTCCGATGTCGTCGGAAACCCACACCGGCGAAGACGTGACCGTTTTCGCCCGCGGCCCCTGGGCGCACCTGTTCGGCGGCACCATCGAGCAGAACGTGATCTTCCACGTGATGAACCACGCCGTCACCGCAGAGTAA
- a CDS encoding ABC transporter permease, protein MHDLWADLSPAVQDALLALLLIAPGFLAGALVLRALRPLPLVGAMLRRFVVVNGLFVALITVSVGLGVGLLAQERGLRQGSARAAEKFDLIVAAPGSEVTVMLAAVYLQPSDMPLVTGPQYAEIAGADGVAFAAPIAFGDSHLGAPVVGTTTDFVTHLAGPLAEGRLFSTAGEAVAGAYAPVAVGGSFTPAHGHGPAAEGDAHAGSAYTITGRMAPTGSPWDRAILVPVEGVWAVHGLANGHAPDDPRIGPPFVAELMPGTPAVLVHATEIWGNYALKSRFTRADLMAFFPGTVLAQLHGLMRDVRAAMSLMAVLTQVLVTLSVLIGLMILVRLIARSLALLRAIGAPLRFVFAVVWAYSAALIVTGAGLGLALGWVAARALSAVVTARTDVLVTAHPGWPEVHLVAGFISLTLFMALMPAWLAARRPLLTDLRT, encoded by the coding sequence ATGCATGACCTCTGGGCCGACCTGTCGCCCGCGGTGCAGGATGCGCTGCTGGCGCTGCTGCTGATCGCGCCCGGTTTCCTCGCGGGGGCGCTGGTGCTGCGGGCCCTGCGCCCGCTGCCGCTGGTCGGCGCGATGCTGCGCCGCTTTGTCGTGGTCAACGGGCTGTTCGTGGCGCTGATCACCGTGTCGGTCGGCCTTGGTGTCGGCCTTCTGGCGCAGGAGCGCGGCTTGCGGCAGGGCTCTGCACGGGCGGCGGAAAAGTTCGACCTGATCGTGGCCGCGCCGGGCAGCGAGGTGACGGTGATGCTGGCGGCCGTCTACCTGCAACCCAGCGACATGCCATTGGTCACCGGCCCGCAATATGCCGAGATTGCCGGGGCCGACGGCGTGGCCTTCGCCGCCCCGATCGCGTTTGGCGACAGCCACTTGGGCGCGCCTGTGGTCGGCACTACCACCGATTTCGTGACCCACCTCGCCGGGCCTCTGGCCGAAGGCCGCCTGTTCTCCACCGCCGGGGAAGCGGTTGCGGGGGCCTATGCCCCGGTCGCGGTGGGCGGCAGTTTCACCCCGGCGCACGGTCACGGCCCGGCGGCGGAAGGCGACGCCCACGCCGGGTCTGCCTACACCATCACCGGCCGCATGGCCCCAACCGGCAGCCCGTGGGATCGCGCGATTCTGGTGCCAGTCGAGGGCGTCTGGGCGGTGCATGGCCTTGCCAACGGCCACGCGCCGGATGACCCCCGCATCGGACCGCCCTTCGTGGCCGAACTGATGCCCGGCACCCCTGCCGTTCTGGTGCACGCGACCGAGATCTGGGGAAACTATGCCCTGAAATCGCGCTTCACCCGCGCCGACCTGATGGCGTTCTTCCCCGGCACGGTTCTGGCACAGTTGCATGGGCTGATGCGCGATGTCCGGGCGGCGATGTCGCTGATGGCGGTGCTGACGCAGGTGCTGGTCACGCTGTCCGTGCTGATCGGGCTGATGATCCTCGTGCGGCTGATCGCGCGCAGCCTCGCTCTGCTGCGGGCCATTGGTGCGCCGCTCCGCTTTGTCTTTGCGGTGGTCTGGGCCTATTCGGCGGCGCTGATCGTGACCGGGGCCGGGCTGGGGCTGGCCCTCGGCTGGGTTGCGGCCCGCGCCCTGTCGGCGGTGGTGACGGCCCGCACCGACGTGCTGGTGACCGCGCACCCCGGCTGGCCCGAGGTGCATCTGGTGGCAGGGTTCATCAGCCTGACACTGTTCATGGCACTAATGCCCGCGTGGCTGGCCGCGCGCCGCCCTCTGCTGACCGACCTTCGCACCTGA